Proteins from a genomic interval of Arachis hypogaea cultivar Tifrunner chromosome 10, arahy.Tifrunner.gnm2.J5K5, whole genome shotgun sequence:
- the LOC112716653 gene encoding uncharacterized protein isoform X1 yields MRIINKESPTMAVDVVKCNYIRKRKRASLKQKLLLNERVEVRSVEDGFMGSWHPGTVIHCGKQKRHVRYDNVLEDDGSSHVVDVVAVSPVVDGVSVSDSNVERGYIRPMPPMFEFGGWDLPFGLCVDVSYQEAWWEGVIFDHCNGMDERRVFFPDLGDEMKIGIHHLRMTHDWDEFADDWKPRGNWVFLELVEECERLSYVAVSVKQIWYDVRVRKEFENLIRDWTCDEKELWRDLVLEVAGDYYALTLQDILPALKIDFLEETPRTELVETTAIADSDDVPAIAFGSCTGITDVSEKKGDSANLMDCDQNTGSIDHIQEENNIDTLNTGAFDEQNMAELNVNVPEEEDVRSREPISSIQQIFPEDQKETSSHRHVRSSVLWKPLVLSEVEFCPEVIKQYTLGCESKRVRELLKTKVRKHLAYIGWTIEVTEDRYFAGRYRYRYKPPGEQGTKVYTSIAKACRYIKQNEPLVSQNDPGRMTDMVDSSILHLLSDQSRSNRVDDAYNSMVASSSSAKVVVEPEFCPEAVVKYYLHALENRHAEKRKWNLKAKQHLLAEGWVFDYPTEKRRRTLYKSPKNQTLGTLQGACRLYIKESIPKWTISSMRPMHLSVGNEESVHTDDLLCCVSQLVQREPELHNGLPVSTSKGNGNENNPRSKNSKNSSRKRHRNGVPTRVLRSSKRVQKVLAPGFLHQKPQNILSWLIDNNIFSAKCKVYFREKRGKNSIKAEGRIGRDGIKCCCCQEMYSLCGFANHAGSNSNHRPSASIFLKDGRSLLDCQIQVMHEKTKEEKTEKQSNDLCRGENDNICSVCQYGGELILCDQCPSAFHISCLGLEVIPGGDWFCPSCRCGICSQMKGDEGKQFLNCIQCERKYHLECLRNRTVDKLRRMAKWFCGNKCEQIYTSLHKLLGKPISVDADNLTWTLIKSVDSENCDVGSAKDKYMAENYSKLNIALSVMHECFEPLQNPSSSRDLMEDVIFSRWSQLNRTNFQGFYTVLLERNEELISVATFRVYGEKVAEVPLVGTRFQYRRLGMCRILMNELEKMLTQLGVERLVLPAVPGVLETWTKSFGFDQMTEFQRSEFLDYTFLDFQGAIMCQKLLGKESQSPDSVITREIQPASVSVKCKIDFEKFSSGSDEVYQGEETDESRMTDVQMVEYVSPLSTIKQENKS; encoded by the exons ATGAGAATAATAAACAAAGAA TCTCCAACAATGGCGGTTGATGTCGTGAAGTGTAATTACATCAGAAAACGCAAAAGAGCATCATTGAAGCAAAAACTTCTTCTTAATGAGAGAGTTGAG GTAAGGAGTGTGGAAGATGGGTTTATGGGGTCATGGCACCCAGGTACAGTTATACATTGTGGCAAACAAAAGCGTCATGTGAGGTATGACAATGTATTGGAAGATGATGGATCAAGCCATGTTGTTGATGTGGTTGCTGTTTCACCTGTTGTGGATGGTGTTAGTGTTTCAGATTCTAATGTTGAGCGTGGCTACATTAGGCCAATGCCTCCGATGTTTGAATTTGGTGGATGGGACCTCCCATTTGGACTTTGTGTCGACGTAAGTTACCAAGAAGCATGGTGGGAAGGTGTTATCTTTGATCACTGCAATGGAATGGATGAGAGGAGGGTGTTCTTCCCTGATTTGGGTGATGAGATGAAAATTGGGATCCATCATTTGAGGATGACTCATGATTGGGATGAATTTGCCGATGATTGGAAGCCAAGGGGGAACTGGGTTTTTCTTGAATTGGTAGAGGAGTGTGAGAGGTTGTCCTATGTTGCTGTCTCAGTGAAGCAGATTTGGTATGATGTGAGGGTTAGGAAGGAGTTTGAGAACCTTATTAGGGATTGGACTTGTGATGAGAAGGAATTGTGGAGAGATCTTGTTCTGGAGGTAGCTGGTGACTACTATGCTCTCACATTGCAAGACATTTTGCCCGCATTAAAAATTGATTTCTTGGAAGAAACTCCAAGAACTGAGTTAGTTGAGACTACTGCTATTGCTGATAGTGATGATGTTCCCGCTATTGCATTTGGTTCTTGCACAGGAATAACTGATGTCTCTGAGAAGAAAGGTGACTCCGCGAATCTAATGGATTGTGATCAAAACACTGGTAGCATCGATCATATTCAAGAGGAAAACAATATAGATACTTTGAATACTGGGGCCTTTGACGAGCAAAATATGGCAGAGTTAAATGTGAATGTACCTGAGGAGGAAGATGTGAGGTCAAGAGAACCGATATCTTCAATTCAGCAAATATTTCCTGAAGATCAAAAGGAAACTTCCAGCCATAGACATGTTCGTTCATCTGTGCTTTGGAAACCTTTGGTGCTGTCAGAAGTTGAATTCTGTCCTGAGGTTATTAAGCAATACACACTTGGATGTGAGAGCAAGAGGGTTAGGGAACTCTTGAAGACAAAAGTGAGAAAACATCTTGCTTATATTGGATGGACAATTGAGGTGACTGAAGACAGGTATTTTGCTGGGCGATACAGATACAGATACAAGCCACCTGGTGAACAAGGCACAAAAGTTTACACTTCAATTGCCAAAGCTTGTAGATATATTAAGCAAAATGAACCTCTGGTGTCCCAAAATGACCCGGGTAGGATGACTGATATGGTTGATAGTAGCATTCTACATCTTCTTTCTGATCAATCGCGTAGCAATCGGGTTGATGATGCTTATAATTCTatggtggcgtcttcctcttctgcGAAAGTTGTAGTTGAACCTGAATTTTGTCCAGAAGCTGTTGTGAAATATTACTTGCATGCATTAGAGAATCGCCATGCTGAGAAAAGGAAATGGAACTTGAAAGCAAAACAACATCTGTTAGCAGAAGGATGGGTTTTTGACTATCCAACTGAGAAACGGAGGAGAACATTGTACAAGTCTCCGAAAAATCAGACTTTGGGAACACTTCAAGGTGCTTGTAGGCTATACATTAAAGAAAGTATTCCCAAATGGACAATTTCCAGCATGAGACCTATGCATCTCTCTGTTGGTAACGAAGAAAGTGTTCATACTGATGATCTATTATGTTGTGTCTCACAATTGGTTCAAAGGGAACCTGAATTACACAATGGTTTGCCAGTGAGTACTTCAAAAGGGAATGGGAATGAAAACAATCCTCGCTCGAAGAATTCAAAGAATAGCTCCCGAAAGCGCCATAGGAATGGAGTACCTACACGGGTGCTAAGATCAAGCAAAAGGGTGCAGAAAGTGCTTGCCCCTGGATTCTTACACCAAAAACCTCAAAATATTTTGTCTTGGTTAATAGATAACAACATCTTTTCGGCAAAGTGTAAGGTCTATTTCAGGGAAAAACGTGGCAAGAATTCAATCAAGGCTGAGGGGCGCATAGGTCGTGATGGAATCAAGTGTTGCTGTTGTCAAGAGATGTACAGTCTTTGTGGCTTTGCTAATCATGCTGGTTCCAATAGTAACCACAGACCTTCTGCTAGTATCTTCTTGAAAGATGGTCGCTCGCTACTGGATTGCCAGATTCAAGTAATGCATGAAAAAACGAAGGAGGAGAAAACGGAGAAACAATCAAATGATCTTTGTCGAGGCGAAAACGACAACATTTGTTCTGTGTGTCAATATGGGGGTGAACTTATCTTGTGTGATCAATGTCCTTCTGCATTTCATATTAGTTGTCTAGGTTTAGAG GTAATTCCTGGTGGTGACTGGTTTTGTCCATCATGTCGATGTGGAATTTGCAGCCAAATGAAGGGGGATGAGGGCAAACAATTTCTTAATTGCATTCAATGTGAACGTAAAT ATCATCTTGAGTGCTTGAGAAATAGAACAGTAGATAAATTAAGACGTATGGCAAAATGGTTCTGTGGAAACAAATGTGAACAG ATATACACCAGCCTGCATAAACTATTAGGAAAACCAATTTCAGTGGATGCAGacaatctaacttggacattgatcAAGTCTGTTGACTCTGAGAATTGTGATGTTGGTTCTGCTAAAGACAAATACATGGCAGAGAATTACAGCAAACTCAATATTGCACTTTCTGTGATGCATGAATGCTTTGAGCCCCTACAGAACCCTTCCTCTAGCAGAGATCTCATGGAAGATGTCATATTCAGCAGATG GTCTCAGCTTAATAGAACGAATTTCCAGGGTTTCTACACTGTACTTCTTGAAAGAAATGAAGAACTGATAAGCGTGGCAACTTTTAG GGTGTATGGAGAGAAGGTCGCAGAAGTACCACTTGTAGGTACCAGATTTCAGTACCGTCGACTTGGAATGTGTCGCATTTTAATGAATGAACTTGAAAAG ATGCTCACACAGCTAGGGGTGGAGAGGCTAGTTTTGCCTGCTGTTCCTGGTGTGCTCGAGACATGGACGAAATCTTTTGGCTTTGACCAGATGACAGAATTCCAAAGATCAGAGTTTCTGGACTACACTTTCCTAGATTTTCAAGGAGCCATCATGTGCCAAAAGCTATTGGGAAAGGAGAGTCAATCTCCGGATTCAGTTATAACAAGAG AGATCCAGCCAGCATCAGTCTCTGTtaaatgtaaaattgattttgaaaagttcAGTTCTGGATCTGATGAAGTATACCAAGGAGAGGAAACTGATGAAAGTAGAATGACAGATGTACAAATGGTGGAGTACGTCTCGCCGTTGTCGACGATTAAACAAGAAAACAAATCTTAA
- the LOC112716653 gene encoding uncharacterized protein isoform X5, giving the protein MRIINKESPTMAVDVVKCNYIRKRKRASLKQKLLLNERVEVRSVEDGFMGSWHPGTVIHCGKQKRHVRYDNVLEDDGSSHVVDVVAVSPVVDGVSVSDSNVERGYIRPMPPMFEFGGWDLPFGLCVDVSYQEAWWEGVIFDHCNGMDERRVFFPDLGDEMKIGIHHLRMTHDWDEFADDWKPRGNWVFLELVEECERLSYVAVSVKQIWYDVRVRKEFENLIRDWTCDEKELWRDLVLEVAGDYYALTLQDILPALKIDFLEETPRTELVETTAIADSDDVPAIAFGSCTGITDVSEKKGDSANLMDCDQNTGSIDHIQEENNIDTLNTGAFDEQNMAELNVNVPEEEDVRSREPISSIQQIFPEDQKETSSHRHVRSSVLWKPLVLSEVEFCPEVIKQYTLGCESKRVRELLKTKVRKHLAYIGWTIEVTEDRYFAGRYRYRYKPPGEQGTKVYTSIAKACRYIKQNEPLVSQNDPGRMTDMVDSSILHLLSDQSRSNRVDDAYNSMVASSSSAKVVVEPEFCPEAVVKYYLHALENRHAEKRKWNLKAKQHLLAEGWVFDYPTEKRRRTLYKSPKNQTLGTLQGACRLYIKESIPKWTISSMRPMHLSVGNEESVHTDDLLCCVSQLVQREPELHNGLPVSTSKGNGNENNPRSKNSKNSSRKRHRNGVPTRVLRSSKRVQKVLAPGFLHQKPQNILSWLIDNNIFSAKCKVYFREKRGKNSIKAEGRIGRDGIKCCCCQEMYSLCGFANHAGSNSNHRPSASIFLKDGRSLLDCQIQVMHEKTKEEKTEKQSNDLCRGENDNICSVCQYGGELILCDQCPSAFHISCLGLEVIPGGDWFCPSCRCGICSQMKGDEGKQFLNCIQCERKYHLECLRNRTVDKLRRMAKWFCGNKCEQIYTSLHKLLGKPISVDADNLTWTLIKSVDSENCDVGSAKDKYMAENYSKLNIALSVMHECFEPLQNPSSSRDLMEDVIFSRWSQLNRTNFQGFYTVLLERNEELISVATFRVYGEKVAEVPLVGTRFQYRRLGMCRILMNELEKIPPCFISMNRVHKEEE; this is encoded by the exons ATGAGAATAATAAACAAAGAA TCTCCAACAATGGCGGTTGATGTCGTGAAGTGTAATTACATCAGAAAACGCAAAAGAGCATCATTGAAGCAAAAACTTCTTCTTAATGAGAGAGTTGAG GTAAGGAGTGTGGAAGATGGGTTTATGGGGTCATGGCACCCAGGTACAGTTATACATTGTGGCAAACAAAAGCGTCATGTGAGGTATGACAATGTATTGGAAGATGATGGATCAAGCCATGTTGTTGATGTGGTTGCTGTTTCACCTGTTGTGGATGGTGTTAGTGTTTCAGATTCTAATGTTGAGCGTGGCTACATTAGGCCAATGCCTCCGATGTTTGAATTTGGTGGATGGGACCTCCCATTTGGACTTTGTGTCGACGTAAGTTACCAAGAAGCATGGTGGGAAGGTGTTATCTTTGATCACTGCAATGGAATGGATGAGAGGAGGGTGTTCTTCCCTGATTTGGGTGATGAGATGAAAATTGGGATCCATCATTTGAGGATGACTCATGATTGGGATGAATTTGCCGATGATTGGAAGCCAAGGGGGAACTGGGTTTTTCTTGAATTGGTAGAGGAGTGTGAGAGGTTGTCCTATGTTGCTGTCTCAGTGAAGCAGATTTGGTATGATGTGAGGGTTAGGAAGGAGTTTGAGAACCTTATTAGGGATTGGACTTGTGATGAGAAGGAATTGTGGAGAGATCTTGTTCTGGAGGTAGCTGGTGACTACTATGCTCTCACATTGCAAGACATTTTGCCCGCATTAAAAATTGATTTCTTGGAAGAAACTCCAAGAACTGAGTTAGTTGAGACTACTGCTATTGCTGATAGTGATGATGTTCCCGCTATTGCATTTGGTTCTTGCACAGGAATAACTGATGTCTCTGAGAAGAAAGGTGACTCCGCGAATCTAATGGATTGTGATCAAAACACTGGTAGCATCGATCATATTCAAGAGGAAAACAATATAGATACTTTGAATACTGGGGCCTTTGACGAGCAAAATATGGCAGAGTTAAATGTGAATGTACCTGAGGAGGAAGATGTGAGGTCAAGAGAACCGATATCTTCAATTCAGCAAATATTTCCTGAAGATCAAAAGGAAACTTCCAGCCATAGACATGTTCGTTCATCTGTGCTTTGGAAACCTTTGGTGCTGTCAGAAGTTGAATTCTGTCCTGAGGTTATTAAGCAATACACACTTGGATGTGAGAGCAAGAGGGTTAGGGAACTCTTGAAGACAAAAGTGAGAAAACATCTTGCTTATATTGGATGGACAATTGAGGTGACTGAAGACAGGTATTTTGCTGGGCGATACAGATACAGATACAAGCCACCTGGTGAACAAGGCACAAAAGTTTACACTTCAATTGCCAAAGCTTGTAGATATATTAAGCAAAATGAACCTCTGGTGTCCCAAAATGACCCGGGTAGGATGACTGATATGGTTGATAGTAGCATTCTACATCTTCTTTCTGATCAATCGCGTAGCAATCGGGTTGATGATGCTTATAATTCTatggtggcgtcttcctcttctgcGAAAGTTGTAGTTGAACCTGAATTTTGTCCAGAAGCTGTTGTGAAATATTACTTGCATGCATTAGAGAATCGCCATGCTGAGAAAAGGAAATGGAACTTGAAAGCAAAACAACATCTGTTAGCAGAAGGATGGGTTTTTGACTATCCAACTGAGAAACGGAGGAGAACATTGTACAAGTCTCCGAAAAATCAGACTTTGGGAACACTTCAAGGTGCTTGTAGGCTATACATTAAAGAAAGTATTCCCAAATGGACAATTTCCAGCATGAGACCTATGCATCTCTCTGTTGGTAACGAAGAAAGTGTTCATACTGATGATCTATTATGTTGTGTCTCACAATTGGTTCAAAGGGAACCTGAATTACACAATGGTTTGCCAGTGAGTACTTCAAAAGGGAATGGGAATGAAAACAATCCTCGCTCGAAGAATTCAAAGAATAGCTCCCGAAAGCGCCATAGGAATGGAGTACCTACACGGGTGCTAAGATCAAGCAAAAGGGTGCAGAAAGTGCTTGCCCCTGGATTCTTACACCAAAAACCTCAAAATATTTTGTCTTGGTTAATAGATAACAACATCTTTTCGGCAAAGTGTAAGGTCTATTTCAGGGAAAAACGTGGCAAGAATTCAATCAAGGCTGAGGGGCGCATAGGTCGTGATGGAATCAAGTGTTGCTGTTGTCAAGAGATGTACAGTCTTTGTGGCTTTGCTAATCATGCTGGTTCCAATAGTAACCACAGACCTTCTGCTAGTATCTTCTTGAAAGATGGTCGCTCGCTACTGGATTGCCAGATTCAAGTAATGCATGAAAAAACGAAGGAGGAGAAAACGGAGAAACAATCAAATGATCTTTGTCGAGGCGAAAACGACAACATTTGTTCTGTGTGTCAATATGGGGGTGAACTTATCTTGTGTGATCAATGTCCTTCTGCATTTCATATTAGTTGTCTAGGTTTAGAG GTAATTCCTGGTGGTGACTGGTTTTGTCCATCATGTCGATGTGGAATTTGCAGCCAAATGAAGGGGGATGAGGGCAAACAATTTCTTAATTGCATTCAATGTGAACGTAAAT ATCATCTTGAGTGCTTGAGAAATAGAACAGTAGATAAATTAAGACGTATGGCAAAATGGTTCTGTGGAAACAAATGTGAACAG ATATACACCAGCCTGCATAAACTATTAGGAAAACCAATTTCAGTGGATGCAGacaatctaacttggacattgatcAAGTCTGTTGACTCTGAGAATTGTGATGTTGGTTCTGCTAAAGACAAATACATGGCAGAGAATTACAGCAAACTCAATATTGCACTTTCTGTGATGCATGAATGCTTTGAGCCCCTACAGAACCCTTCCTCTAGCAGAGATCTCATGGAAGATGTCATATTCAGCAGATG GTCTCAGCTTAATAGAACGAATTTCCAGGGTTTCTACACTGTACTTCTTGAAAGAAATGAAGAACTGATAAGCGTGGCAACTTTTAG GGTGTATGGAGAGAAGGTCGCAGAAGTACCACTTGTAGGTACCAGATTTCAGTACCGTCGACTTGGAATGTGTCGCATTTTAATGAATGAACTTGAAAAG ATTCCACCCTGCTTCATTAGCATGAATAGGGTACATAAAGAGGAAGAATAA
- the LOC112716653 gene encoding uncharacterized protein isoform X3 codes for MRIINKESPTMAVDVVKCNYIRKRKRASLKQKLLLNERVEVRSVEDGFMGSWHPGTVIHCGKQKRHVSVSDSNVERGYIRPMPPMFEFGGWDLPFGLCVDVSYQEAWWEGVIFDHCNGMDERRVFFPDLGDEMKIGIHHLRMTHDWDEFADDWKPRGNWVFLELVEECERLSYVAVSVKQIWYDVRVRKEFENLIRDWTCDEKELWRDLVLEVAGDYYALTLQDILPALKIDFLEETPRTELVETTAIADSDDVPAIAFGSCTGITDVSEKKGDSANLMDCDQNTGSIDHIQEENNIDTLNTGAFDEQNMAELNVNVPEEEDVRSREPISSIQQIFPEDQKETSSHRHVRSSVLWKPLVLSEVEFCPEVIKQYTLGCESKRVRELLKTKVRKHLAYIGWTIEVTEDRYFAGRYRYRYKPPGEQGTKVYTSIAKACRYIKQNEPLVSQNDPGRMTDMVDSSILHLLSDQSRSNRVDDAYNSMVASSSSAKVVVEPEFCPEAVVKYYLHALENRHAEKRKWNLKAKQHLLAEGWVFDYPTEKRRRTLYKSPKNQTLGTLQGACRLYIKESIPKWTISSMRPMHLSVGNEESVHTDDLLCCVSQLVQREPELHNGLPVSTSKGNGNENNPRSKNSKNSSRKRHRNGVPTRVLRSSKRVQKVLAPGFLHQKPQNILSWLIDNNIFSAKCKVYFREKRGKNSIKAEGRIGRDGIKCCCCQEMYSLCGFANHAGSNSNHRPSASIFLKDGRSLLDCQIQVMHEKTKEEKTEKQSNDLCRGENDNICSVCQYGGELILCDQCPSAFHISCLGLEVIPGGDWFCPSCRCGICSQMKGDEGKQFLNCIQCERKYHLECLRNRTVDKLRRMAKWFCGNKCEQIYTSLHKLLGKPISVDADNLTWTLIKSVDSENCDVGSAKDKYMAENYSKLNIALSVMHECFEPLQNPSSSRDLMEDVIFSRWSQLNRTNFQGFYTVLLERNEELISVATFRVYGEKVAEVPLVGTRFQYRRLGMCRILMNELEKMLTQLGVERLVLPAVPGVLETWTKSFGFDQMTEFQRSEFLDYTFLDFQGAIMCQKLLGKESQSPDSVITREIQPASVSVKCKIDFEKFSSGSDEVYQGEETDESRMTDVQMVEYVSPLSTIKQENKS; via the exons ATGAGAATAATAAACAAAGAA TCTCCAACAATGGCGGTTGATGTCGTGAAGTGTAATTACATCAGAAAACGCAAAAGAGCATCATTGAAGCAAAAACTTCTTCTTAATGAGAGAGTTGAG GTAAGGAGTGTGGAAGATGGGTTTATGGGGTCATGGCACCCAGGTACAGTTATACATTGTGGCAAACAAAAGCGTCATGTGAG TGTTTCAGATTCTAATGTTGAGCGTGGCTACATTAGGCCAATGCCTCCGATGTTTGAATTTGGTGGATGGGACCTCCCATTTGGACTTTGTGTCGACGTAAGTTACCAAGAAGCATGGTGGGAAGGTGTTATCTTTGATCACTGCAATGGAATGGATGAGAGGAGGGTGTTCTTCCCTGATTTGGGTGATGAGATGAAAATTGGGATCCATCATTTGAGGATGACTCATGATTGGGATGAATTTGCCGATGATTGGAAGCCAAGGGGGAACTGGGTTTTTCTTGAATTGGTAGAGGAGTGTGAGAGGTTGTCCTATGTTGCTGTCTCAGTGAAGCAGATTTGGTATGATGTGAGGGTTAGGAAGGAGTTTGAGAACCTTATTAGGGATTGGACTTGTGATGAGAAGGAATTGTGGAGAGATCTTGTTCTGGAGGTAGCTGGTGACTACTATGCTCTCACATTGCAAGACATTTTGCCCGCATTAAAAATTGATTTCTTGGAAGAAACTCCAAGAACTGAGTTAGTTGAGACTACTGCTATTGCTGATAGTGATGATGTTCCCGCTATTGCATTTGGTTCTTGCACAGGAATAACTGATGTCTCTGAGAAGAAAGGTGACTCCGCGAATCTAATGGATTGTGATCAAAACACTGGTAGCATCGATCATATTCAAGAGGAAAACAATATAGATACTTTGAATACTGGGGCCTTTGACGAGCAAAATATGGCAGAGTTAAATGTGAATGTACCTGAGGAGGAAGATGTGAGGTCAAGAGAACCGATATCTTCAATTCAGCAAATATTTCCTGAAGATCAAAAGGAAACTTCCAGCCATAGACATGTTCGTTCATCTGTGCTTTGGAAACCTTTGGTGCTGTCAGAAGTTGAATTCTGTCCTGAGGTTATTAAGCAATACACACTTGGATGTGAGAGCAAGAGGGTTAGGGAACTCTTGAAGACAAAAGTGAGAAAACATCTTGCTTATATTGGATGGACAATTGAGGTGACTGAAGACAGGTATTTTGCTGGGCGATACAGATACAGATACAAGCCACCTGGTGAACAAGGCACAAAAGTTTACACTTCAATTGCCAAAGCTTGTAGATATATTAAGCAAAATGAACCTCTGGTGTCCCAAAATGACCCGGGTAGGATGACTGATATGGTTGATAGTAGCATTCTACATCTTCTTTCTGATCAATCGCGTAGCAATCGGGTTGATGATGCTTATAATTCTatggtggcgtcttcctcttctgcGAAAGTTGTAGTTGAACCTGAATTTTGTCCAGAAGCTGTTGTGAAATATTACTTGCATGCATTAGAGAATCGCCATGCTGAGAAAAGGAAATGGAACTTGAAAGCAAAACAACATCTGTTAGCAGAAGGATGGGTTTTTGACTATCCAACTGAGAAACGGAGGAGAACATTGTACAAGTCTCCGAAAAATCAGACTTTGGGAACACTTCAAGGTGCTTGTAGGCTATACATTAAAGAAAGTATTCCCAAATGGACAATTTCCAGCATGAGACCTATGCATCTCTCTGTTGGTAACGAAGAAAGTGTTCATACTGATGATCTATTATGTTGTGTCTCACAATTGGTTCAAAGGGAACCTGAATTACACAATGGTTTGCCAGTGAGTACTTCAAAAGGGAATGGGAATGAAAACAATCCTCGCTCGAAGAATTCAAAGAATAGCTCCCGAAAGCGCCATAGGAATGGAGTACCTACACGGGTGCTAAGATCAAGCAAAAGGGTGCAGAAAGTGCTTGCCCCTGGATTCTTACACCAAAAACCTCAAAATATTTTGTCTTGGTTAATAGATAACAACATCTTTTCGGCAAAGTGTAAGGTCTATTTCAGGGAAAAACGTGGCAAGAATTCAATCAAGGCTGAGGGGCGCATAGGTCGTGATGGAATCAAGTGTTGCTGTTGTCAAGAGATGTACAGTCTTTGTGGCTTTGCTAATCATGCTGGTTCCAATAGTAACCACAGACCTTCTGCTAGTATCTTCTTGAAAGATGGTCGCTCGCTACTGGATTGCCAGATTCAAGTAATGCATGAAAAAACGAAGGAGGAGAAAACGGAGAAACAATCAAATGATCTTTGTCGAGGCGAAAACGACAACATTTGTTCTGTGTGTCAATATGGGGGTGAACTTATCTTGTGTGATCAATGTCCTTCTGCATTTCATATTAGTTGTCTAGGTTTAGAG GTAATTCCTGGTGGTGACTGGTTTTGTCCATCATGTCGATGTGGAATTTGCAGCCAAATGAAGGGGGATGAGGGCAAACAATTTCTTAATTGCATTCAATGTGAACGTAAAT ATCATCTTGAGTGCTTGAGAAATAGAACAGTAGATAAATTAAGACGTATGGCAAAATGGTTCTGTGGAAACAAATGTGAACAG ATATACACCAGCCTGCATAAACTATTAGGAAAACCAATTTCAGTGGATGCAGacaatctaacttggacattgatcAAGTCTGTTGACTCTGAGAATTGTGATGTTGGTTCTGCTAAAGACAAATACATGGCAGAGAATTACAGCAAACTCAATATTGCACTTTCTGTGATGCATGAATGCTTTGAGCCCCTACAGAACCCTTCCTCTAGCAGAGATCTCATGGAAGATGTCATATTCAGCAGATG GTCTCAGCTTAATAGAACGAATTTCCAGGGTTTCTACACTGTACTTCTTGAAAGAAATGAAGAACTGATAAGCGTGGCAACTTTTAG GGTGTATGGAGAGAAGGTCGCAGAAGTACCACTTGTAGGTACCAGATTTCAGTACCGTCGACTTGGAATGTGTCGCATTTTAATGAATGAACTTGAAAAG ATGCTCACACAGCTAGGGGTGGAGAGGCTAGTTTTGCCTGCTGTTCCTGGTGTGCTCGAGACATGGACGAAATCTTTTGGCTTTGACCAGATGACAGAATTCCAAAGATCAGAGTTTCTGGACTACACTTTCCTAGATTTTCAAGGAGCCATCATGTGCCAAAAGCTATTGGGAAAGGAGAGTCAATCTCCGGATTCAGTTATAACAAGAG AGATCCAGCCAGCATCAGTCTCTGTtaaatgtaaaattgattttgaaaagttcAGTTCTGGATCTGATGAAGTATACCAAGGAGAGGAAACTGATGAAAGTAGAATGACAGATGTACAAATGGTGGAGTACGTCTCGCCGTTGTCGACGATTAAACAAGAAAACAAATCTTAA